The DNA segment TTTTTCCACCAGATTGAACCCAGCAATAAACTAAACAACACTGACAGCTTTAATGAGCAGCAGGATAACAGATATCCTGGCAATCTCATACCTTGTCAGATCCCAGCAGCAATTCAAAGGTGCTGAGCTGGTTTCTTGTCTCCCTCATGTAACGCTCCTTTTCAGGACACATGTCAGGGCAAGTGCCAACAACAGTTTTTGCTTTGTCAAGATCAGTCCTTTTTATCCgagctaaaaaataaaaaaaaatttgaacaAACACTAAGCATCCCTTGGGTTTGGCTTTTACCCATGACAAgctgtcctagttgagcaggagggaccagttgacactgtgtgggggtgatcaaagctgtgtattctaccccctctattcattccccaaggacaatgggccattagcagcagctgcccagggagccattatcaccttcacacccagcctgaggggggcggagctgctaatgggccatcaacagttcaacacccccttgctcccagagttaatcacccattgtgtgagtccccgcccagggggagggactgggtgctccctgagggtacataagcggtgggtaagaagactttggtaacttctcgtcggatccagaggagcagcaggacctcgacaggaggagatccctgctctcgcccagaccacagccctcacctgcaccaaaaggtttttcatttccttttgctctggacttgggggaaccacaggggtctcagcacaagggcaaacaaacccccttgggtttgtgccccaggacactgggttatactgctgagtttttgtgagctgaaagcaatttcccttttgtgtcagtgtttttattgtaatattattattaaattttagctctgacttataatctctctcgtggtgagttcatttcccctgctggttcgccattaaaccagcacacaagcTATTACCCTGAGGTGCCAAAAGAGCCCTGACCACACAAGGCTATACACACACCTTGATGTAGTAAGAAATGCACAACGATGGGGCTCCCTCACTCTGGGGCCTGTCCAGGACTGCACATATTGACTGTTCTGTGTCCTAAGTAAGCACCAGCACTGTCAAAATTCCACAATAAGTGGACAAGAAATTTGTTTGTTGATAGTAAAACTGAGATCTTAGATTGAAAGTAGGGTCAGTTTTGAAACTGCAAGAAAGGATGGAAGGGTTTACAACCAGCACTGTTGGCCACTTCCTGAAATAATTGCCAGCTGTGTATAATTTGACTTTAGAGAAACACTAGAGGCcttggcacagggtgcccaaagaagctgtggctgccccatccctgggagtgtccaaggccaggctggacagggcttggagcaacctgggatagtggaaggtgtctctgcccatggcaggaggtgggactggacgagctttaaggccccttccaatccaaaccattccatggttctacAAAATGCAGTTAGGCTTAGAGAGGCAAATATCCCTGGGTGCCCTCCTTCACAGAAGATGAACTGTCTGCCCTTCCCTTTACACAAGAAATTGCAGCTGCAATAAGTATAAcagattttttgtgtgtgttctacagaagaaaaaaaaatatactagATGAGTACTTTACAGAGTGCTCCATGTTAAACTCCCATTTCCACAATATCACAACAGCTTTGCAACAAATACCACTTCCATTTTCCCAGCAGAGAGGCAGATGTTAGTGCTCATTAACTGGTGCAGTTACCTTGCCGCATGATTTTGTCCCTTTGGTCCAAAAGCCGGTATCTGTCTTCGGATGTCTCTGCCACCAATCccaccaggttactcagagatGACAGTGAAGCTCCCAAGgcctctgagctctgcccttcTGAACTGGAGTCAAACAGATCTGCTTCAAACTGCAGTGCCTTTCGAAGACCAGGCTTCTTTGCTGGAGAACTAAAAAGAACAGGGTTTTTTAGCAATAATAATACCCTAGTGCATGTCCTGGTCTTAATTCACTGTTCTTCAGGATACCAGCATCTATTTAGAAAGTATTTTGTTCACAAGGCAACACATAAAGGAAGTACATTTGGATGCGCTAAGGCTGTTCTGAGCTGACACCAGCACTGGGAGTTACTCTGGTTAAatcctcagcactgccctgacaATGCTGCCACGTGGTTTTGGATTGTGGGGAAAGCTTCAGCCTCTGTGCAACAGAAAAGGTATCACTGAAAGTGTCTTAGAGAGCACAGAAACAGATGGCTCTTGTAGCACTTTTGACCACTGTGGCACAGCAGTTTGTATTTTAAGCTAGGAACTGGCCTGctggcttcagaaaaaaaacaagttcTTCTTATAGAAAGAGAGGTTATTAAAAGATTTTACAGGGCAAACATTTTTTAGCTCAAGGAACTTTGATTCCTTTAACACATTACTAATTTTATAGTTATATGACTACACATATCCAAATACTTTTGTCAGACTAGATAGAAAGGTGACAACCCTGCACTTCCATGCCTACCACAAAGCAGGAGGATTCCTGTGCAAACTGTTCACTCAAAGCGAGACAAGACAATGATCCAAACTACTCTGAAAAGGAGACTCTCATTCCACAGAGCTCTAACTGCCCACAAAGGAAACTGCTCACTTCAGGAGCTTATTGAATCACAGCCCCTCACAGTGTCATTCTGCTCAGCCCTAGTTTGGCTCTCACTGTCATTCTGTTCCCTCAAGCTTCACTGCTGCAGGTGCTTTACGTTGTTATGAACAAAATATTCCAAAGAAATTCAGAGACCAAAGTAAAAGTCTTTAACACTCAGTTAGGAGCATCTTTCTGACAAactgtgagagctgtgtgtttGTGATTCAGACAAACcagaagagaagggaaacacACTCTTTGACCAGAACACGACTGTTTGGCACACACTGATCGTCATTTTTCTCCAGGCTCCCCATTTCCCAGCAGGTGGATTCCCAGAAGAGCAGACATACCTTCTCCCAGGCATGACACTGCTGGCAGAGGATCTCACTGAAGGTTTCCGAAGAGGGGAATGCTGATAGCTTTGCTCTTCACTGCTTTGCCTTCCCTCATCTTCCCCTGCTTTCTTCTCCTTGGATGAAAATTCTCTTTTTGCTGGACCTGAAATGACACATACACATGAAATCTGCCAAGCAGTTTAAACAACAGCCCCTTCTTGACCCCTTGGGTGTGGTAGGGAGTACTTTGTTATACAAAAATActatcagaaaataaaactaagtCACAGTTTTGTACATGCATGCAAAACTTTCAGTACAACTTGCAATAGAAGTTAAGTTTCTATCAACTGCTATCAGGGTCTGTAAAGAATAAGTATTTTTCAACAAAATATCACTTAGCAATAACTGCAGTTGTCAGTAGATTGTTAGTACATGAAGTCTGATCGTCATCCAGATGAAAGTTCTCTTGGGTTTGGGATATAATCCACAAGTCAGAACTTCCCAAGGAATATGAAATCCATTTCACCTGTGTAAATCACAACTCTCTGTGCTCTTGATGAACTATTCTAAGTATTTCACATACCCAAGCACAGACTGAAGTCAGCACGAGTTACACCTGCAGGGGGGAGAATTCTCATGGGAACAATTTTTAAACCAGTTGGATTTCTTGAATCCTCTCAGaatagttattttaaaatgctgccaGGGATGTAACACCACAACACAATGGCAAAGGCAAAGAGGTAGCCCTAGAGCTGCTGCTTCAAGATGTTAATTCCCAGGAAGACAACTCTGCAGCTGTTTGTTCCCTGGCAGGTGAGGCTGCGGTTGGTCAAAGCTGAGGTGAACCTTTCACATGCTGCAGGTGAAATGCATCCCCAGGCTGGCATCTCCCAGGTACATGTGCTGCACTCATAAAGCTACAGAAAGGGAAGCTCGTGACAATTCCACTATTTGCCTGGGCATTGAACAACCTCCTCCTAAGTAGCACCTGGAATCCAGGCTTCCCAATTTTAAATGCTGTAGGTTGTTCTCTTTTTTGGTTCAAACAGCATCTAACTGTTGAAACACAGAACAGCAACCTCAGCAAAACAGACACCCACTCCTTAACTTGGGTTCCAGGACACTTCCCTGAAAACTGGAAGCCCACACCCCAGTCCATGTTCTGAGGCAGGCAGCAAGGCATTTCAAACTGGGTTTCCTTACACCCCCAAAGAAATCCTGCTTGTACATAGAAGCACAAAGTTAACATCACCATATTCCTCTTGTGTGGCCATATAAAGGATTTCTAAATTCTCCTGTAAAACTACACCATCATTTCAGGTGTCTTCAGCTCTTTCCCATGGCTGAAACAGCATTTGGCTTCAGATCAAGCAAAATGTCTTAGACAACAGGAATTCAGCACAATTTTCAACCATGATCTCTCCTACTATGGAGATAATTTTGGCATCATTCTCAGCACATCAAGAGAAGAGCAGCTAGCATAGTGTTTATACATCACCAAGTAATTTGGAAACAGACTTACTCATCTTCTTCTTTTGCCAAAATGTTACTATGTCTTTGTGTAactcttttgcttttttcctggcaAGAGCTGCAGAggcctgaaagaaaacaaacacagagagcaggaaaagctATCGACATCACACCATTAAAACTCACAGGGCAGTTTTGCCAGAGAAACATTTACCAACTCCCACAAAATCCTGACTGCTGCAATTTAACTTCTCACTTAATATCTGCATGCAATGAGCTGGACTGGTTTCCAcaaaaaaatgctgcttctcTAAGAGCTACACCAAACTTAGAGCACTAAgttaaaccaaaccaaaaggtTAAACCAAAGGTGTGTTTTTAAGCACAGAACAGGATCAGACCATACAGACTCTGAGCTCCCTGCTCAACACACCTCAGTGCTGGCACCTAAAGACCATTCAGCTCCACCAAGGACAGGTACACCtttcaccagaccaggttgctccacgCCCCATCTAATATAGCCCTGAACACTtaaaggatggggcagccacaaatTCTTTGGGAAACTTGTGGCAGAGCCTcgccaccctcacagggaacaatttatTCTTAACATCTAACACCAGTAACTCTTTTAGTTTAAACTcttcccccttgtcctctcCCTACGTTAACCCTGCAAAGtcactctccctctttcttGTAAGCCTCCTtaaggcactggaaggggctctaaggtaTCCCTGAACGCTGAATACTCCCAGTCCTTGAGCCGTCCACTTCTGATACTCACATGGTCAAAAAAGTGAACAATGGCCATTTTCTTATTGCGCCTAGTCATGATCCGCCGAACTTTGACGAACTGGCCGAAGTGCTTTTCCAGCACGGTCCTGTCGTTGAGGTAATCGGGGATGTTCTTGCACTGGATGGACGTCAGCTCGGCGGGCGACAGGCCCCCCAGTCCCTCCGTGCTGTCGCTGCCGCGGGgccggcgggcgggggcggcgggggccgcATCTGTGACGGGAAGGGACACGACAGCAGTCAGAAAGCGGGGCGACAGCAGCCAGAGAGGTGGGCGGCCCCACCGCCCCCGCCGCTCACCTTCCCGGGGGAGGTCCCGGGGctccggcggcggcggctcctcgGCGGCCCCGCGGTCGGTGCCGGCGCCCTCCCCGCGCTCGCGGTGCTCACGGGCCTGGCTGCGCAGCATCTCCTCCAACGTGCGGCCGAACAGGGCCCCGCCGCGGGGCCGGCTCAGCATCACCGCCCGCTTCTCCGGTGGCAGCGCCGCCCGCCTCGGGGAGCGCTCCCGCTCCTCCTTCCGCTTCAGCCCCTTGGGCGCCGGCTCCCCCGGCTCCTCCAGCAGCGCCCGCGGGCCCCTCTCCTCCGGCCGGCCCGGCCGCGGCACCGAGAAGGGCTCCcgggccgccgccgcctcggGGCCCGGCTCGGGCGCGAAGCCGAAGGGCGGCGAGAAGGCGAaggcggcgggagcggccggGCCCTTCTCCGCCTCGCCGCCCGGCACCGGCTTgaaggaggcggcggcggcggcactCTCGGGAGTCTTGAAGCGGAACTCGGGCGCCGTGAAGGCTCCGCCACCGCTCGGCGCCTCACTCGGGCCCGAGAAGCCACCCAGGCTGGTGGGCGGCCTGAAGCTGAACCCCGAGTCCCCCACCGGGGCCGGCGCCTGGCCCAGCGCGTAGGGCGACCCGAAGGCCGCGGAGGGCCCGGGGACGAAGGAGAGGCTGGCGGGGCCGCCGCCCTGGCCGAACACGGCAGGTTGGCCGAAGCGCAGCGGCGGCGGGAAGGAGGGCGGGCCGCGGAACGGACCCCGGGCCGACATGGCGGAGCGGCCCCCACAGAGCGGGGCGGAGCGCGGCGCGCATGCGCAGGGAGGGGACCCCCGGCGGCGCGCGGGAGACGGTGTGTGCGTGGGGGGCGGGGCGAGGGCGGGGAGCGGGTTGGGGGCGGGgcgagggagggaggaggggcgAGAGAGGGAGGGGcgagagagggaaagaggggcgGGGCGAGGGGggcgagggagggagggaggggcgagggagggatgggggaggggcgagggagggaggaggggcgagggagggaggggggcggGGCGAGGCGGTGAAGGAGGTGAGGGAGGTGAGGGACGGGCGAGGGCGGGGTGAGGGACGGAGGGAAGAAGGCGGAGCCTCCCTCGGTGCCCTGCGCGGCCCCGGTGCTGGCTCCGCCATGAGCGTGGTGCTGCGGAACGCGCAGCGCTCCGTGCCCGTGCGCCGGGCCCCCCTCCGCCGGGCCGTGTGTGTCCTGCGCGCCGCGCTCGGCGCCTCCCGCTTCGACGTGGGGCTCGTGTGTGCCGGGAACGCGCTGATGCAGCGCCTGAACGGCGCCTACCGACAGCGCCCGGAGCCCACCGACGTGCTGTCCTTCCCCTTCCACCAGCTGGCGCCGGGGGAGCTGCCGCGTCCGCGCTGCCGCGACGAGTACAACCTGGGGGACATCTTCCTGGGCGTGCAGCTCATCCACCAGCAGTGCCGCGACGCCGGGGAGGACTTTGCCGACGCGCTGGTGGTGAGTGCGGCCCGGGCGaggcgggacggggcgggctCGGCGGCAACACCCGCCTGGTGCTCTCTCGCTGCCCCCGCAGGTGACGGCAGCGCACGGACTGTGCCACTTGCTCGGCTACCGGCACGACACGGAGCCCGCGTGGGAGCAGGTGCGGGACGGGCAGAGTGCGGGGGGTGTGTGCGGGGCCGGGCAGAGTGCGGGGGGTGTGTGCGGGGTCGGGCAGGGTGTGGGGGCTGTGTGCGAGGGGTGTGCGGGGCTGGGCAGAGTGCAGGGGTGTGTGTGCGGGGCGGGCAGAGTGCGGGGGGTGTGTGCGGGGCTGGGCAGAGTGCGGGGGGGGGGTGTGCGAGGCTGGGCAGGGTGCGGGGGGTGTGTGCGAGGGGTGTGCGGGGCTGGGCAGAGTGCGGGGCCCGTCCTGGCGCGGGGATGGGGCGGTCCGCCCGGCTGTGCCCTGACCGCGGCTGCTCCCGCAGATGCACCGCAAAGAAGCGCAGATCCTGGAGGAGCTGAACCGCCTGACGGGCTCCCGGCTGCGGCCCCTCACCGCCGGCCTCTTCTGACGGCCCGCCCCGGACGTGGCGTCGGGGGGATGGCGGCTCAGGGGCGCTGTGGCCGCTTCCCTTCGCTGCTGCTGCTCGGCCTGGCCGCTCTCGCCGTGTCCCCGCCGCCCGCAGCCGCCCCCGAGCCGCCCCCTGCCCCGCTCCGCGCCGGACACGCCGCGTCCTCCCTGCCCGCGGCCGCCGCTGCCCCGCGAACCAGGTGAGTGTGCGGGTGTGGGCTGGAGTTTTAGCCGGGCCTCAGTTCAGCAGGCACAGAGGTTTGAGGAGACAAGCATCACCTACCTTAAGCACCCGTCCTGGTTCAGCAGCCGAGACGACTGTGTGGCTGTGACCAAAGCTCTGTGTATTTTCCACCCTCTATGTAATCTCTCTGTTGAGTCCATCATCaacaagtttgctgatgacacaaagttgggagggagtgtcgacctgctggaaggcaggagggctctgcagagggatctggagagactggagagatgggctgattgcaatgggatggagttcaacaaggccaagtgcaggtcctgccctttggccaccccaaccccctgcagcgctccaggctgggcacagagtggctggagagcagccaggcagagggacctgggggcactgagggacaggaagctcaacaggagccaccagtgtgcccaggtggccaagaaggccaatgggatcctggcctggatccaaattagcgtggccagcaggcccagggcagtgacccttcccctggactctgccttggggaggccacaccttgagtgttgtgttcagttctgggcccctcagttgaggcaagagattgaggggctggagcggggccagagaagagcaacgaggctggagaagggactggagcacaagtgctgtggggagaggctgagggagctgggggtgtttagcctggataagaggaggctcagaggtgacctcagcactgtctagaactgcgtgaagggaagttctggccaggtgggggttggtctcttctcccaggcactcagcaacaggaaaagggggcatgatgggctcaagctctgccaggggaaattgaagttggagatgagaaaaaacttgtttgcagagagagtgctcaggcattggaatgggctgcccagagagggggtggattccccatgcctggaggtttttcaactgagcttggccgtggcactgagtgccatgatctggtaaagggactggagttggcccaagggttggacttgatgatcacACCCCCCTGGTGTTTCTCGAGGGAACACAGTGGGTCCCCTTGCACAGGTGGCCCACCTGGTAAAAGGCCTCCTTTGCCTGCTGGtcatttttttggttgtttgtggAAGATGTCATTgaggggacccacaaggatcaaccAACTCCCAGCTGTACCCTTTTCCCAGGCTCCTCCTGCCTTTATGTCCAGCTCACAAGAATTAGCCTGGCTGATGTGCCAATAGTTTCACCATtctcaccacacacacacattgctCTCAGGGTGAGTGGGACATCTGAGGGGTTCACTCCTTGGCCTATTAAACTATGTAAAAGTCTCAAGCTCATCCCCTAAGTCATGGTATTCCTTTGTTCTCCCCAGATACCTTTTGTATGATGTGAATCCTCCTGAAGGGTTCAACCTTCGCAGAGACGTCTATGTTCGCATCGCCTCCCTTGTAAAGACCCTGAGGAAAACTGAGAACTGGCTCTTGGTCCTGCCTCCCTGGGGGAGGCTTTACCACTGGCAGAGCCCCGACATCCTCCAGGTCCGGATCCCTTGGTCTCAGTTCTTTGATGTCTCAAGTCTCAACAGGAACATCCCCGTCATTGAATATGAGCAGTTCCTTGCAGGTGGGGTATGGAGTCATGCGGTTCTAGAATTGGCTACTAAACATTTGAAATGGTTTCTTCACAGGTTTGCCCTTATAGGGGGCTTTATCATtatatgtgaaataaaaaaaaagttaaaggtGGTGAGAGGATGGGTGAAAATGAGTTTTCTTGAGTTACAAAATCACTAGGATGGAATAACTCAGTTATTTGGCAGCTTGTTTGATGTTGACTTCCTAGGGCCCCCAGAGACAGACAGTTAATGCCTGTGGTTAAATTGACAGATACTTCTGCCTAATTTTGACCACAGAATCATTGAGTCGTAGAATcagctgagttggaagagaccc comes from the Pithys albifrons albifrons isolate INPA30051 chromosome 8, PitAlb_v1, whole genome shotgun sequence genome and includes:
- the YBEY gene encoding endoribonuclease YbeY isoform X1, translating into MSVVLRNAQRSVPVRRAPLRRAVCVLRAALGASRFDVGLVCAGNALMQRLNGAYRQRPEPTDVLSFPFHQLAPGELPRPRCRDEYNLGDIFLGVQLIHQQCRDAGEDFADALVVTAAHGLCHLLGYRHDTEPAWEQMHRKEAQILEELNRLTGSRLRPLTAGLF
- the YBEY gene encoding endoribonuclease YbeY isoform X2, with amino-acid sequence MSVVLRNAQRSVPVRRAPLRRAVCVLRAALGASRFDVGLVCAGNALMQRLNGAYRQRPEPTDVLSFPFHQLAPGELPRPRCRDEYNLGDIFLGVQLIHQQCRDAGEDFADALVMHRKEAQILEELNRLTGSRLRPLTAGLF